A genomic region of Magnolia sinica isolate HGM2019 chromosome 6, MsV1, whole genome shotgun sequence contains the following coding sequences:
- the LOC131249647 gene encoding myosin-binding protein 1-like: MATRKTSVTAQKDSCGFTSVLASALFEWVLIFLLFLEAFFSYLVTRFARFCELQTPCLLCSRLDHILGGEKRGFYWDLICQSHKLEISSLVYCCSHGKLTDGHGMCEDCFSSFPTNKITNYEKDRLSVAKLGSFLEYCVDDKHNIRLKLPATVDGEELVSNLSLKDLTSRSSDPRHCSCCDETLSNRDAPRSSQTKSTGVGTAELDVAGSCSMGCSHLHHRDGLKKRREKAYVSATTSYLGNPGFDPLSHVGYTELKITSDTESEVMISDDDDGISLVREASTINLEFVAQCVEPESSTILPETLPETISSDLGVEKLVHQTPMLEPSLSVPLEQFHPNLYLSDRAVNLEFVAQCVEPESSTILPETLPETISSDLGVEKLVHQTPMLEPSLSVPLEQFHAGEPHGVSSVTSAAVVVGHGLEELNWHQAEERGNHPTTASELVDFSSAVSELGNHPTTASELVDFSSAISEFISPCGFPQSANAEKALVVISEEKLNATVIGDTAQVSVMGSGEVVKYERSTSTKSDFKMDTASNEPGPSIPSCMDLNDAYKLAIGNKGSHPLFMGKDSPRGHEDLKLLLSQISAARGFELSWNDMIPSPRLLGHGEDVKTSEASSSIETQSLQKRPSMERNESGFDSLDGSLVSEAEGESAIDQLKRRIELDRKSMRALYKELEEERSAAAIAANQAMAMINRLQEEKAAMQMEALQYQRMMEEQAEYDQEALQKSNDLLSEKEKEIQDLEAELENYRKGLLDELMGEKIRGPRNSLNGEAGADSHSSCSDVNCHENNTDLHSNPGKTDMVHGHYNGNKVAVLKDSFFDFEDEKLYILKCLKRLQKKLHAISDNGVHVDVSGVDGSREGFPDKKCEDITQHGFNEEHLFVGDAVENGGFDDMKGYAVRNGATFEFTLLSMSLNELRRDRSPIPTMFLEDEKLYILKCLKRLQKKLHAISDNGVHVDVSGVDGSREGFPDKKCEDITQHGFNEEHLFVGDAVENGGCCREEGLQGNDTESLGPDEVTQGNNQIDHNGLQSNMSYAKTDLVAIVNEVSHLNERLRILEADRNFLVHSINSLRNGNEGVQFIQEIAGYLQELRRIGMMSREQAVA; the protein is encoded by the exons ATGGCTACAAGAAAGACATCAGTTACAGCACAGAAGGATTCCTGCGGGTTTACATCTGTTTTGGCTTCTGCCCTTTTCGAATGGGTATTGATATTCCTGTTGTTCCTTGAAGCTTTCTTCTCATACCTGGTGACGAGATTTGCTCGTTTCTGTGAATTGCAAACCCCATGCCTGTTATGCTCAAGGCTTGATCATATCCTCGGCGGTGAAAAACGAGGCTTCTATTGGGATCTAATCTGCCAATCCCATAAGTTGGAGATCTCGTCATTGGTTTATTGTTGTAGTCATGGAAAACTCACTGATGGTCACGGGATGTGTGAAGATTGCTTCTCTTCATTTCCCACCAATAAGATAACGAACTATGAAAAAGACAGGTTGTCAGTGGCCAAATTGGGGTCGTTTCTTGAATACTGTGTTGATGACAAACACAACATTCGTCTGAAATTACCCGCAACAGTTGACGGAGAAGAGTTGGTAAGTAACCTGTCACTCAAGGATCTAACCTCCAGATCATCGGATCCAAGGCACTGTTCATGCTGTGATGAGACGTTGAGTAACAGGGATGCTCCTAGATCTTCACAGACCAAATCAACTGGTGTTGGGACTGCTGAACTTGATGTTGCAGGATCATGTTCGATGGGGTGTAGTCATTTACACCATCGAGATGGCTTGAAGAAGAGAAGGGAAAAAGCATATGTATCAGCAACGACATCTTACCTTGGGAACCCTGGATTCGATCCATTGTCACATGTTGGATACACCGAGCTCAAGATTACATCTGACACTGAGTCAGAAGTAATGATCTCGGATGACGATGATGGAATTTCTCTGGTTCGTGAAGCCAGCACTATCAATTTAGAATTTGTAGCTCAATGTGTAGAACCAGAGTCTAGCACCATTCTTCCGGAAACATTGCCTGAAACTATATCTTCCGATTTGGGTGTAGAGAAGCTGGTCCATCAAACTCCTATGTTGGAGCCTTCACTTTCAGTTCCACTTGAGCAATTTCATCcgaacttgtatcttagcgaccgc gctgtcaattTAGAATTTGTAGCTCAATGTGTAGAACCAGAGTCTAGCACCATTCTTCCGGAAACATTGCCTGAAACTATATCTTCCGATTTGGGTGTAGAGAAGCTGGTCCATCAAACTCCTATGTTGGAGCCTTCACTTTCAGTTCCACTTGAGCAATTTCATGCAGGCGAGCCTCATGGCGTTTCATCTGTAACatctgctgctgttgttgttggGCATGGATTGGAGGAGCTTAACTGGCATCAAGCTGAAGAAAGGGGCAACCACCCCACGACAGCATCTGAACTTGTGGACTTCTCATCTGCAGTATCCGAACTGGGCAACCACCCCACTACAGCATCTGAACTTGTGGACTTCTCATCTGCAATATCTGAATTCATCTCTCCTTGTGGATTTCCCCAGTCAGCCAATGCCGAGAAAGCTCTGGTTGTAATATCTGAAGAGAAAT TAAATGCTACAGTGATTGGTGACACGGCACAGGTGTCTGTCATGGGGAGTGGGGAGGTTGTCAAGTACGAAAGGTCTACTTCAACAAAATCAGATTTTAAAATGGACACGGCATCAAATGAGCCTGGTCCATCAATACCCAGTTGTATGGATTTAAATGATGCGTACAAGCTGGCCATTGGTAACAAAGGAAGCCATCCACTATTCATGGGAAAAGATTCTCCCAGAGGGCATGAAGATTTGAAGCTATTGCTTTCACAAATATCAGCTGCCCGTGGGTTCGAGCTTTCATGGAATGATATGATTCCTAGTCCAAGATTGCTGGGACATGGCGAAGATGTAAAGACATCTGAAGCTTCTAGCTCTATCGAAACGCAGTCACTTCAAAAAAGGCCTTCAATGGAGAGAAATGAATCTGGGTTTGATTCCTTGGATGGTAGCCTTGTCAGTGAAGCTGAAGGAGAGAGTGCAATTGATCAGCTGAAACGGCGAATTGAGTTGGACCGGAAATCCATGCGTGCTTTATATAAGGAGTTGGAGGAAGAAAGAAGTGCTGCTGCAATTGCTGCAAATCAAGCAATGGCCATGATTAACAGGTTGCAGGAGGAGAAAGCGGCGATGCAGATGGAGGCGTTGCAGTACCAAAGAATGATGGAGGAGCAAGCAGAATATGACCAAGAAGCACTGCAGAAATCAAACGACCTCCTTtctgaaaaggaaaaggaaattcaGGATCTGGAAGCAGAACTTGAAAATTACAGGAAAGGATTGCTAGATGAATTGATGGGGGAGAAAATACGGGGGCCAAGGAACAGTTTGAACGGAGAGGCAGGAGCTGATTCTCATAGTTCATGTTCCGATGTCAATTGCCATGAGAATAACACCGACCTTCATTCTAACCCTGGAAAAACCGACATGGTGCATGGGCACTACAATGGGAATAAGGTGGCCGTTTTGAAGGATTCTTTCTTCGATTTTGAAGACGAGAAGTTGTATATTTTGAAATGTTTGAAGAGACTGCAGAAGAAGCTTCATGCAATTTCTGATAATGGGGTCCATGTTGATGTATCTGGAGTTGATGGAAGTAGAGAAGGCTTCCCTGATAAAAAATGTGAGGATATCACGCAACATGGGTTTAATGAAGAACATTTATTTGTGGGTGATGCTGTTGAAAATGGtgg gttcgatgacatgaaagGTTATGCAGTGCGAAATGGCGCGACTTTCGAATTCACGTTactctcgatgtcattgaacgagTTACGCAGA gataggtcTCCAATTCCAACTATGTTCCTTGAAGACGAGAAGTTGTATATTTTGAAATGTTTGAAGAGACTGCAGAAGAAGCTTCATGCAATTTCTGATAATGGGGTCCATGTTGATGTATCTGGAGTTGATGGAAGTAGAGAAGGCTTCCCTGATAAAAAATGTGAGGATATCACGCAACATGGGTTTAATGAAGAACATTTATTTGTGGGTGATGCTGTTGAAAATGGTGGGTGTTGTCGAGAGGAAGGGCTTCAAGGAAATGATACAGAATCGCTTGGTCCGGATGAGGTGACCCAAGGAAATAATCAGatagatcacaatgggctgcaGTCCAACATGTCCTATGCTAAGACTGATTTGGTTGCTATAGTAAATGAAGTTTCACATTTGAATGAGAGGTTGAGGATCCTTGAAGCAGATCGGAATTTTCTTGTGCATAGTATCAATTCACTTCGTAATGGAAATGAAGGAGTACAATTCATTCAAGAGATAGCTGGTTACCTACAGGAACTAAGGAGGATAGGGATGATGAGTAGAGAGCAAGCTGTTGCTTGA